Proteins found in one Eretmochelys imbricata isolate rEreImb1 chromosome 9, rEreImb1.hap1, whole genome shotgun sequence genomic segment:
- the LOC144270548 gene encoding DNA-directed RNA polymerases I and III subunit RPAC2-like isoform X2: MTDTLEDHICTVSIEGRTISNLRFADDIDGLAGSEDELANLVKRLDETSAKYGMEINAEKTKVQADETDGNCVTFVLHDEDHTLGNSLRYMIMKNSEVEFCGYSITHPSESKINFRIQTRGGLLAIEPFRRGLTELVDVCQHVLSKFEASIKEYRAQREEEMD, translated from the exons ATGACTGATACCCTagaagatcacatatgcacagtcagcaTTGAGGGGcgaacaatctcaaatcttcgGTTCGCTGATGACATTGATGGCCTGGCAGGCAGTGAAGATGAACTTGCTAACCTTGTGAAACGATTGGATGAAACCTCTgcaaaatatggcatggaaatcaatgcagagaaaaccaag GTCCAGGCAGATGAGACAGATGGAAACTGTGTCACATTTGTGTTACATGATGAGGACCACACACTCGGCAACTCCCTCCGTTACATGATCATGAAAAA CTCTGAAGTGGAGTTTTGTGGTTACAGCATCACACACCCATCTGAAAGCAAAATCAACTTCCGGATCCAGACCAGAG GGGGGCTCCTGGCCATTGAGCCATTCCGGAGAGGACTGACAGAACTGGTGGATGTCTGCCAGCACGTGCTCAGCAAGTTTGAG GCAAGCATAAAGGAATACAGGGCCCaaagagaggaggaaatggactag
- the LOC144270548 gene encoding DNA-directed RNA polymerases I and III subunit RPAC2-like isoform X4 translates to MNNDEPSCPGLCLQSDHGWVQADETDGNCVTFVLHDEDHTLGNSLRYMIMKNSEVEFCGYSITHPSESKINFRIQTRGGLLAIEPFRRGLTELVDVCQHVLSKFEVRSLLHGRMTLGSSLWSAKERNSWLH, encoded by the exons ATGAACAATGATGAACCTAGTTGTCCAGGTCTATGCTTACAGTCAGACCATGGGTGG GTCCAGGCAGATGAGACAGATGGAAACTGTGTCACATTTGTGTTACATGATGAGGACCACACACTCGGCAACTCCCTCCGTTACATGATCATGAAAAA CTCTGAAGTGGAGTTTTGTGGTTACAGCATCACACACCCATCTGAAAGCAAAATCAACTTCCGGATCCAGACCAGAG GGGGGCTCCTGGCCATTGAGCCATTCCGGAGAGGACTGACAGAACTGGTGGATGTCTGCCAGCACGTGCTCAGCAAGTTTGAGGTGAGGTCACTGCTTCATGGTAGAATGACTCTGGGATCCTCTCTGTGGTCGGCAAAGGAGAGAAATAGCTGGCTGCACTGA
- the LOC144270548 gene encoding DNA-directed RNA polymerases I and III subunit RPAC2-like isoform X3: MTDTLEDHICTVSIEGRTISNLRFADDIDGLAGSEDELANLVKRLDETSAKYGMEINAEKTKVQADETDGNCVTFVLHDEDHTLGNSLRYMIMKNITHPSESKINFRIQTRGGLLAIEPFRRGLTELVDVCQHVLSKFEASIKEYRAQREEEMD, encoded by the exons ATGACTGATACCCTagaagatcacatatgcacagtcagcaTTGAGGGGcgaacaatctcaaatcttcgGTTCGCTGATGACATTGATGGCCTGGCAGGCAGTGAAGATGAACTTGCTAACCTTGTGAAACGATTGGATGAAACCTCTgcaaaatatggcatggaaatcaatgcagagaaaaccaag GTCCAGGCAGATGAGACAGATGGAAACTGTGTCACATTTGTGTTACATGATGAGGACCACACACTCGGCAACTCCCTCCGTTACATGATCATGAAAAA CATCACACACCCATCTGAAAGCAAAATCAACTTCCGGATCCAGACCAGAG GGGGGCTCCTGGCCATTGAGCCATTCCGGAGAGGACTGACAGAACTGGTGGATGTCTGCCAGCACGTGCTCAGCAAGTTTGAG GCAAGCATAAAGGAATACAGGGCCCaaagagaggaggaaatggactag
- the LOC144270548 gene encoding DNA-directed RNA polymerases I and III subunit RPAC2-like isoform X1 — translation MTDTLEDHICTVSIEGRTISNLRFADDIDGLAGSEDELANLVKRLDETSAKYGMEINAEKTKVQADETDGNCVTFVLHDEDHTLGNSLRYMIMKNSEVEFCGYSITHPSESKINFRIQTRGGLLAIEPFRRGLTELVDVCQHVLSKFEVRSLLHGRMTLGSSLWSAKERNSWLH, via the exons ATGACTGATACCCTagaagatcacatatgcacagtcagcaTTGAGGGGcgaacaatctcaaatcttcgGTTCGCTGATGACATTGATGGCCTGGCAGGCAGTGAAGATGAACTTGCTAACCTTGTGAAACGATTGGATGAAACCTCTgcaaaatatggcatggaaatcaatgcagagaaaaccaag GTCCAGGCAGATGAGACAGATGGAAACTGTGTCACATTTGTGTTACATGATGAGGACCACACACTCGGCAACTCCCTCCGTTACATGATCATGAAAAA CTCTGAAGTGGAGTTTTGTGGTTACAGCATCACACACCCATCTGAAAGCAAAATCAACTTCCGGATCCAGACCAGAG GGGGGCTCCTGGCCATTGAGCCATTCCGGAGAGGACTGACAGAACTGGTGGATGTCTGCCAGCACGTGCTCAGCAAGTTTGAGGTGAGGTCACTGCTTCATGGTAGAATGACTCTGGGATCCTCTCTGTGGTCGGCAAAGGAGAGAAATAGCTGGCTGCACTGA